The DNA region ACGAACTTCAGGAGCTTGACAGACCAGTGAttggaggtgcagctgttggtgtacagcaggggtggggaacctccggcctccgggccgtatacagCCCGtatactcttgtcgcagcctctcagcatcctccatgctctctgatgatgggttgatgtattcatcaagacgtgctgtgaagaagtgaggatgagctcctcacagggaccctacatactatattcaaatcccaataagctcccaaaacgctagctgaacgctagctgtactgtagaaacacgtttaataagttactccgtcgtcagggataagcttaacataggttacgaataggttatccactcgttatcaataagttggctgtaagATTCACcatcagccgacgtagcctatatctaacgtacctctaccgtattcacgtactgtattcacatactatatttacgtaggtaagtattcacgtactgtactcacgtactatatttacgtaggtaagtattcacgtactgtattcacatactatatttacgtaggtaagtattcacgtactatatttacgtaggtaagtattcacgtactatatttacgtaggtaagtattcacatactgtattcacgtactatatttacgtaggtaagtattcacgtactatatttacgtaggtaagtattcacgtactgtattcacgcactatatttacgtaggtaagtattcacatactgtattcacgtactatatttacgtaggtaagtattcacatactatatttacataggtaagtattcacatactgtattcacgtactatatttacgtaggtaagtattcacgtactgtattcacatactatatttacgtaggtaagtattcacgtactgtacgtaggtaagtattcaagtctaacgtaacgtaacgtctgcatatcttatgaagcacacgttgggtacgtccgataattttgaacatgctaaAAAaaatcagcgttcaacaacgcaccccagcgtaacaccgcatgctcttaacgaatactacttataacttcccttatatcaacgtacaccagcgtattgccgatattttgtatacactatatttttgtatacgttatgcgttcatctgatacattttgtatcagGAAGTGATACtctcaataggttagacatgcgtatctgtatatgttcacttttccgatccaatccgatgaaaagttggacatattcgGACTCTGAcatattttcatatacgccagcaaaagtttctgccatacggatatgtgtgacagggccttaaggagGAAATCATCGCTTGAAATTGATACACCTCAATACATTGGGGGAAGACTTATCTAATAAGAAGATACACACAAACTTATAAAAGATACATAGAATATAAGAATCATTAGGGAGTTACTATAAACATGTTagataaaatgatttaatatcacaGTAGACATGATCTTATCAACAATATATTGTTGTCAAATAGATAACACCCCCAAAGAGAGCTACAGTTCATAGCGGATGATAGTGGTGGTTTCTACCATCAGTCTActtctctccttacctgctgCACCTAAGTACTTTTCCACTCACCCCACCATCCAGCCACTCCCActtcatcagctcacctgggctccagctgcatcttATCTTCAATCAAGCCAGTATTCAAGCCTCTCCTGCTCACCCACTCTTGGCCAGATTGTGCTTCGATTCATGCAAGACTTTCCAGCACTTCGGTCCGGACTGATTTCTTGCTGCCGACCCTGCTCGCCTCTGACCTGCCCGTGACCTACCTTCTGCCTGTCCCCTACTGGTTCATCTGCTTGGACTTTTGTACATACTTGTGCTGATTGTCTGACCTTCACTGTACCTGCCGAGCTCTGAAATCAAACATCATTACCAACTGTTCCTGGTTCCccgtgtgctgcatttgggtctgAACATGCTGCGTGACATCTGTACGGGTTCACTTTGCAAGAAAGGTTTGGAAGtcatatttcactttaaaaaacaaaacaaaaacaaatgaccaCAGATGCACAAGATGATGGTGAATATTAGTCCTTTTTTAATGATGTAACAGCAGTACATTGTATAGCACTTAAAATATACTGGAAGTCATAAACAAAATGCAACACTAGTGAAAATGATGTACTATAGGTTgacaatgaaataaaagcagtaACTGTCATTTCTGgtttctctttatttcctttaaaatgttcacGTATCATCACATTCCCAGTCACTGATATTTGTTACCAAAATCCATTAAAGGAGGGTACATTCCGTATGCTCCATAGGCAGGTGGGGGATCCGAAGGTTGGGGAGCCGAAGGTTGGGGTGCTGCTGGTGGTTGTGGTGGTACTATGCCCCAGGCTGGTGGGTTTGCGCTCCCAAATGGTTCAAATCCGAAGTCAGAAGCAGCAGGTGGCGGTGCCATCACAGCAGGAACCTGAGCGGCCGGCAGGATGACGATGGGGAATTTGATCTTTGGGTCTAAAGCATATTTGATATCGAGGTAGACCTGTTGATATAgtgttggattttattttatcaccAGAATTATGGTTCagtattttacacatttctacAGTTATTGTATACATCCTGTGTCCATAACAGACTAATTGGCAAACACCATGAACCACGAGAGAGAGATGGATTCTGGTTCTGTATAGTGCAGCCATAAGAGACACTCTTCTAAATAAGTAAACATGACAATACCTAATATCCCTTTACTTTTGCTGCAACATAATTCAGAGATGAAATGTTTAATACACAAGTAAGCACTGACTTAAGAGTTGTGCTTCCCTTTGTCTTCTTAATGTTTCTGATGGCATTTGGTCAATAATGTATTACAaagtgtattatttattttattgatgaGAGTTAGTTATCCTCACCATTGTCAAACCCTTTTTTGCAGGAgacatgatgtttttgtacacaGTCCCATAAGAACAAGATCACACATCTCTGTTGCCATATAGATTCTTACCCTGAGTCTGTACTCTGCTTTGATGATGCTGCAGTTGAGGATGGATGGCTCCACATCAAGGGGGATGGGGAGGACTTGTATGACATCTTTGTTAGCAGAAGGAGAGATGGGCTCTCCCACCTCTTTAAAGAGGTCTTTAGTACACACTTTCCTATTCCCTTCTGCAAAGAAGCTGTGCTTTCTGTAAACGCAATACTTGGGCTTGACCGCGCGAGACGAGTTGTTCTCAATGCAGGCGAGCACCTTTAATCCTTCTCCTGCGAAACAGACCAGAAATGTCAAAACTACCCTTGACATGAGTGTCAATATCACTTTGAGGGCTCTCACCTTGGAAGAAACCTGTCTTTTCAAGATTAACATCCATGGCTACTGTTCCTGAGGCGAAAAATTTCAATTTCTTATCCTTCGACTCGTGCTGCGGTGTCTGAAAGAAGAGCAGATGCAATACATTCAAAGAACAGACGGGGAACAAAAACACTTAACCCATTTTATTCTGGTGTCTCAAAAACCCATGTCCAGTGCAACAAAAGCTGTGCCAATTGAAACAATTCAACAGGTGTGCTAATACAATAACCATTAGATAATATCTCTACCcgcaaaacaaacatttcagtaCATGGCATAAAAGTGATAATTCACCAGCGACATGGAGTATCTTGTGTGCATTTGGAAGTCTCTGTTTATGGTTTGCTGAATGCATACGCAGTCAAATATATCCACTCCTTGAGGCAGTTGGCACATTGCTCAATACAACTTGAAGGGCTGGATTTAACTTATCCAACGGCCATTGCCGACTCGTGCAGAGTTTCTTCCCTGTTGGAATGACAGGAATGAGGATGTAACTCGACACATACCATTAGCCCAGGGTCACTGTTTATGTCTGCTGTCACAAAGTTGATGTCAGTTGAATCTATGTCGGGAATCCTCATTGATCTGCTCAGCTTGGTTTTCAGCGAGTACACGATTTTACCAACGGAGCCTTTGAAGGTGGAGGGCATATCCCTAATGGTCAGAAAAACGAGAAACTGACtggacatttctttttatacagaaaaataatctaaaacCTCTACAGTAGGCTTACACAATAAAACAACCTTTGAACTTCCTAAATGATTTAATGAAATCTATTCTGTCAAAATGAACTGATGAGTGATTTATTAAGATGTTTTCCAGAAGATGATATGCAAGTACCATATTTCGTTCATCCTCGGTGGGTAAAGGTCTTTACAACTCATTAAAGAACCATTATAAGAATGATCACTTACTGGAATGGGATCTGAAAGGTGAATGGGTAAACATGGCATCCTGGGGCAGCAACATTGCTGTCTGAAAagcaaatatacattttaaagagcAACATgtccaaacatgttttttttaacaaccttTACAAGTGGGCCTCACTACTGGCTGAGACAGAAATACTTACATGTTTTTCCAATCTGGTTATTCAGCGTTTCGTCATCTCCTGAAGAACAATCAGCACACTGAATTAACGGCAACACTTGTCACTTGATCAATTAAACATTTGGTCTAATAAAAAAAcgtcagaaaatagagaaatgtATATCCAAATCCAAAGGTGACATCTAAACCTCAACGAAGTCCAGTTTACGATCACGTTagacaaataaaagcaacaactgAGAAGCTGGAGATTATTTTTGACATTCCTCTGTGTGAACATAGTAACATTATTTGTCCAGGTAAATTATGCACTAAGCAGAATAGGAGTAAGAATGAATCTGGTCCTGAAATAAACCcaacaaaacaagcatttaGTGTACTTTAGTTTTCAATAAACCACAATGATTACCAAAATACAGATAAggtgttttatattaatgaaATTACAAATCCTGATAATCTTAACTAACATTAAGCAGTATGTGGAAATGATTGGGAACCTAAATTGATATGAGGGCCGGATTACAAATGTGTAAAGCAAGCCATGTGGCCTGTATGGGAACACTCAAGTACGggaaaggagaaggaaaaaaaagaacaacttCTGGTGCACGTTAGGCGACTACGGCAAGAGAGAAACAGGATATTATAGCATCGCTTTCTCACACCAAGTAAGTTGTAGTAACATTGTAACAATTCATCATCCATTCCTTCTGTGCTTGCATCTCATCTCCCACATTGAATTAGATTATTTTCCCGTCTTAACATTTACTGTTAACATGTCCGGATCTATTTCATGTAAAGAAGGCTCTCTATCAGTTAAATATGTGGGAACCGAATCGGACTTGGTGAGAGCCgttgtttttaattgatgtTCCCAAAATGTTCTAGTCTAGACCACTCCCCTTAATGTGAACAGTCAGAACCAGCCAGAGGTAAAGTGTTCTCTAAAGTGTTTATAGTTATAGTTCTATTTAATTTACGCACTTACCGTTATCTTTGTCCCCAACGAAGTAATGTTTGATGCTGAAGTACTTGTCCTTGGCGTGGTAAACAACAGTAATTTGACCGTGACGCTCGGTCCACTCTACATTTGCTTTCCCCTTGAATTGAATTAATAGAGAGTCTATTTTACAGTCTTTGGCCACTTGCAGCGTGACTTCACCCGAAACAATGTCGCCATTGGTAAAAGTGTTTTGCTCATTAGCGGCGGGGTTATAGTTGACTGTGAGGCTCTTTACGGTGCCCGGCATGATGAGTCGCTTCCCAAGAACATACGAGGCGAAGTTGTAATTTTAGCTgggacagagaagaaaaaaagaccaCCTCCAACTTCCGCGTGGGGTGTGTCCCAAACCTGAAAAGGAACCAGTGTATTTAAAGTAAAGGTAGGAAGGGACCTCATTTATTTGACTTGGCATCAGTTCATTATCAGTTTGCAtagcacaaaataaaaatgtaggcTCCTAAAAGAACAAAACGTCGGTCCCATAAGGTAAGATGAGGTGATCTATAGGGTCTCTGAGCCAACCTTATTAACCACCTAACCCAAAGCACATACAATCATAATCAAATGTTCAATCATATGACGAGTAGTACAAACAACACAGTGTTCAGGTACTCTActacacacactgtgcacaagTATGGGTCAACACAAGATTTCAAGCATATGGACAACACAGGCTGAAAATCAGCAGGTTAGCTGGgtgtattgtatttctttaagtaATTTAAGTTTTTACTGTAGGCCTATACAGTAATGAGGTCACAGCACTGTGTGCTTTCTATACCAAGTGCTTTCATTAACCTTTTTTACCACTACTTGTGTTCCCTTCTAGACCAAAACGTCCATGTTCCAGGACAACACATATCCTGAAGCAGTCCTCAACACAACAAACATAGCACTGCCGGCTACTCTGCTATAAAGTATTGAATCTtgctggaagaaaaaaataccATATTTCAAACAACTCAACAAACCGTAGAATTTATTGGACAGTTATATTAAATTGCGAGGGGTGTGGCTGTAGGTGTATAAACTGCCACTGGGATACTTTGACCTTGTAAAGTCATACGTTGCCTATACTTTTTTATGACTGTTGTTAGAAGatatattaataaattatgaaggtttatataaaaaaagaattatgcATTCATGTTCATAGATTTACACAATTGATATTTACAAAGAAAGGTTAAGAAGGTTTGCCGCTGCTTTCTTTAATTaattggggtggggggggggggggggggtgaatagGGAGTGAAACTTACATGATGAACTATGATGACAATCAGCATGTGACTCATTCAGGTTTTCTTTCCAGGTGAAAGAAAAAATGCACGTCAAATATTCATGATCATTGATAAAGATAGAGTTTGACAACAGCTTAAGAGTAAACATTATTTGTTGTACTTTTGCTCTTTTAGAATGTgcttttttattgtcattcacTCTTCACATGTATAAgatcctgtttttcttttctaatggGATGCAATGGTCATGTAAGTTTTCTGTTGTCAGActgataaataaaattgacttggaAAACTGTATTTTCTCTGTAATTATTGTTTGATTAGAAGAAGCAAGCACAGCCGTATTCTTTATGATATCATTTACAGCATTTCAGTATTCCTCATTAGTTAGTGCCGATCTAACCCCTTCACTTCTTCTTAAAGATTATCCTAAATGTTTTAGAAAAGATAAGTCTTTACGATGTCATCATTCTTGTCATCTGCCTGGATAACAGGGATTAAGCAAAACCAAACAAGGTAGGATAAGCAGGCAGACACTCTCCATCATCCGGCTCCTGAGAAGCGGGCAGGAGGACTATGGGTAACTTGATCGTGGGATCTGAAGCATACTTGACATCCAGATAGACCTGTGGTGGACAAATAAGTCAGCACTTATCATAACAATCGTGAAGCCCTGTTAACAGACCTACAGACATGTTTTGAGAAGAGACATACACACCTTGAGCCTGTACTCTATCTTGATGATGTTGCAGTTTAAGATGGACACACACGTGGTAGGAGGGATGGTGATGATCCTGGTGACTGTTTGACCTGCCAAACGTGGGATAGCTTCACCCACCTCTTTCAGGATGTCTTTGGTTTGAAGCTTCCTCTTGTGCTTGGCAAAGAAACTGTGCTTCTCATACAAACAGTACTTGGGCTTGATTTCACGAGATGACGTGTTCTGAATGGAGGCCACAACCTTTATGCCTTCCCCTTCAAAACAGAGCAGCACTTAATACACAATGGTTCCAATCGCAAAACATGCTCTCTTAAATATGATTATCCCTCGCATCGAGCGATAGACAGCAATCATTTCATAAAGTCTGCTGTTCACTCCTGC from Cottoperca gobio chromosome 9, fCotGob3.1, whole genome shotgun sequence includes:
- the LOC115013412 gene encoding arrestin domain-containing protein 3-like, with the translated sequence MPGTVKSLTVNYNPAANEQNTFTNGDIVSGEVTLQVAKDCKIDSLLIQFKGKANVEWTERHGQITVVYHAKDKYFSIKHYFVGDKDNGDDETLNNQIGKTYSNVAAPGCHVYPFTFQIPFQDMPSTFKGSVGKIVYSLKTKLSRSMRIPDIDSTDINFVTADINSDPGLMTPQHESKDKKLKFFASGTVAMDVNLEKTGFFQGEGLKVLACIENNSSRAVKPKYCVYRKHSFFAEGNRKVCTKDLFKEVGEPISPSANKDVIQVLPIPLDVEPSILNCSIIKAEYRLRVYLDIKYALDPKIKFPIVILPAAQVPAVMAPPPAASDFGFEPFGSANPPAWGIVPPQPPAAPQPSAPQPSDPPPAYGAYGMYPPLMDFGNKYQ